The following proteins are co-located in the Aestuariirhabdus haliotis genome:
- a CDS encoding paraquat-inducible protein A, which translates to MNQANIIETHIACLSCDSLIDMSELAYGEKATCPVCGGFLSRRKVDGLSRVVAYALSSLILLAMSCAFPFLAFKSSGLENVTTLPGTVRGLYLYGMPELAFLVGAFIVVLPMLVMLLVLLLCVPLLVKQRVSWLPDIARIIFTVHSWCMVDVFIIGVIVSLVKIAAMATVVLGLSFFSYAAFSITFTLTLSNLDRLQLWTAVERLMEGQN; encoded by the coding sequence ATGAATCAAGCAAATATAATAGAAACCCATATTGCCTGCCTGTCCTGTGACAGCCTGATTGATATGTCTGAGTTGGCTTATGGGGAAAAGGCTACTTGTCCGGTCTGTGGCGGCTTTCTCTCGAGACGCAAGGTCGATGGCCTGAGCCGTGTGGTCGCTTATGCGTTATCCTCGTTGATTCTTCTGGCAATGTCTTGTGCCTTTCCTTTTCTGGCGTTTAAATCATCCGGGCTGGAAAATGTCACCACTTTGCCGGGCACAGTACGTGGGCTCTATCTCTATGGAATGCCTGAGCTGGCGTTTCTGGTCGGGGCGTTTATTGTCGTGCTGCCCATGTTGGTGATGCTGTTGGTATTGTTACTCTGTGTGCCGCTGTTGGTGAAGCAGCGCGTGTCTTGGTTGCCAGATATTGCTCGAATTATCTTTACTGTACACAGCTGGTGCATGGTGGATGTGTTTATCATCGGTGTCATTGTCAGTCTGGTTAAGATTGCCGCAATGGCGACCGTGGTGCTGGGTTTGTCCTTTTTTTCCTATGCAGCATTTTCTATTACCTTCACACTGACATTGTCCAACCTTGACCGTTTACAGCTTTGGACGGCGGTTGAGCGCCTGATGGAAGGTCAGAACTGA
- the guaA gene encoding glutamine-hydrolyzing GMP synthase: MSLDIHAQRILILDFGSQYSQLIARRVREIGVYCELHAFDMEADEIRSFNPRAVILAGGPESVTGDDTPRCPDVVFELGVPVLGICYGMQTMAEQLGGKVQSSNLREFGYAQVNVEGQASLLKGIEDHVSDTGVLSLDVWMSHGDKVSEIPSGFEVMASTDSCPIAGMADESRHFYGVQFHPEVTHTKQGARILQRFICDIAGCEALWTASNIVDDAIERVREQVGDNKVLLGLSGGVDSSVVAALLHKAIGDQLTCVFVDNGLLRLHEGDQVMAMFAENMGVKVIRVDAEDLFLGKLHGVNDPEQKRKIIGNTFIEVFDDEASKLKDVHFLAQGTIYPDVIESAGAKTGKAHVIKSHHNVGGLPDDMKMDLVEPLRELFKDEVRKLGLELGLPYDMVYRHPFPGPGLGVRILGEVKKEYAELLRSADAIFIEELHNADWYHKVSQAFVVFLPVKSVGVVGDGRRYEYVVSLRAVETIDFMTARWAHLPYELLEKVSNRIINEISGISRVAYDVSSKPPATIEWE, translated from the coding sequence ATGTCACTCGATATTCATGCCCAACGAATTCTAATTCTCGATTTTGGTTCCCAGTATTCACAGTTGATTGCTCGTCGGGTACGAGAAATTGGTGTGTACTGTGAGCTTCATGCCTTTGACATGGAGGCGGATGAAATCCGTAGCTTTAATCCCCGTGCCGTTATTCTGGCGGGTGGCCCGGAGTCGGTTACAGGGGATGACACCCCTCGCTGTCCTGATGTTGTATTCGAGCTGGGGGTACCGGTATTGGGTATCTGCTATGGCATGCAGACCATGGCCGAGCAGTTGGGAGGCAAAGTGCAAAGCTCTAACTTGCGCGAGTTTGGTTACGCCCAGGTCAATGTGGAAGGTCAGGCCAGCTTGCTGAAAGGCATCGAAGATCACGTTAGTGACACCGGTGTTCTGTCTCTGGATGTCTGGATGAGTCACGGTGATAAAGTATCTGAGATACCTTCCGGATTTGAAGTGATGGCTTCGACTGACAGTTGCCCGATCGCCGGCATGGCAGATGAGAGTCGACATTTTTACGGCGTCCAGTTCCACCCTGAAGTCACCCATACCAAACAGGGTGCACGTATCCTGCAGCGCTTTATTTGTGACATCGCAGGTTGTGAAGCTCTGTGGACAGCCTCCAACATTGTCGATGATGCTATCGAGCGGGTTCGTGAACAGGTCGGTGATAATAAAGTCTTGTTGGGTTTGTCCGGCGGTGTCGATTCCTCGGTAGTTGCGGCTTTATTACACAAAGCCATCGGTGATCAGCTGACCTGTGTCTTTGTCGACAACGGCTTGTTGCGCTTGCACGAAGGCGACCAGGTGATGGCCATGTTTGCCGAAAATATGGGCGTCAAAGTGATTCGTGTTGACGCGGAAGATCTTTTCCTGGGTAAGCTGCACGGTGTTAATGATCCCGAGCAGAAGCGCAAGATTATCGGCAATACCTTTATCGAGGTGTTCGATGATGAAGCCAGTAAGTTGAAAGATGTTCACTTCTTGGCACAAGGGACTATTTATCCCGATGTTATCGAATCCGCTGGCGCCAAAACCGGTAAGGCCCATGTCATTAAATCTCACCACAATGTTGGTGGTTTGCCAGACGATATGAAAATGGATCTGGTCGAGCCTCTGAGAGAGTTGTTCAAGGACGAAGTCCGCAAGCTGGGCCTTGAACTTGGCTTGCCCTACGATATGGTGTATCGCCACCCTTTCCCGGGGCCTGGTCTGGGGGTGAGAATTCTTGGCGAGGTGAAGAAAGAATACGCCGAATTGCTGCGCAGTGCTGACGCGATTTTTATCGAAGAGCTGCATAATGCTGACTGGTACCATAAAGTCAGTCAGGCGTTTGTCGTATTCTTACCCGTTAAGTCTGTCGGCGTGGTGGGTGATGGTCGACGGTATGAATACGTTGTGTCACTCCGTGCGGTCGAAACTATCGACTTTATGACAGCGCGTTGGGCGCATCTGCCCTATGAACTGCTGGAGAAAGTCTCCAATCGAATTATCAACGAAATCTCGGGTATTTCCCGTGTGGCCTACGATGTTTCCAGCAAGCCTCCGGCGACCATCGAATGGGAGTGA
- the guaB gene encoding IMP dehydrogenase: MLRIAQEALTFDDVLLLPGYSEVLPKEVSLQSKLTRDITLNIPVLSSAMDTVTGSRLAIAMAQEGGIGVIHKNMTIEEQAREVRAVKKYESGVVKDPVTIESSAKVRELIEVTRQHKFSGVPVMEGGELVGIVTSRDVRFVEDMSKTVASIMTPKEQLVTVKEGADQETVRALLHQHRIEKVLVVNDKFKLVGMMTVKDIKKAQEYPNACKDEHGRLRVAAAVGTGAETGDRVKALAEAGVDVVVVDTAHGHSRGVIERVRWVKKNFPGVQVIGGNIATAAAAIALADAGADAVKVGIGPGSICTTRIVTGIGVPQISAVANVAEAMREREIPVIADGGIRFSGDIAKAVVAGASAVMMGSMLAGTEEAPGEVELYQGRSYKSYRGMGSMGAMSQSAGSSDRYFQDAKEGVEKLVPEGIEGRVPYKGPMAAIVHQMMGGLRAAMGYTGCADVEQMRTIPEFVRVTSAGMSESHVHDVTITKEAPNYRVG; encoded by the coding sequence ATGCTGCGTATTGCTCAAGAAGCACTGACTTTTGATGATGTTTTGTTATTACCCGGTTATTCGGAAGTGTTACCCAAAGAAGTATCACTACAGTCTAAATTGACTCGTGATATCACCCTGAATATTCCCGTTCTCTCTTCTGCCATGGATACGGTTACCGGATCCCGACTCGCCATTGCCATGGCTCAGGAGGGCGGTATCGGTGTTATTCATAAGAATATGACCATCGAAGAGCAGGCCCGTGAAGTACGCGCGGTAAAAAAATATGAAAGCGGTGTGGTCAAAGATCCGGTGACGATTGAGTCCAGTGCCAAGGTTCGGGAACTGATAGAGGTGACTCGTCAACACAAATTCTCTGGTGTGCCGGTGATGGAAGGTGGCGAGCTGGTCGGTATCGTGACCAGTCGTGATGTGCGTTTTGTGGAAGATATGAGCAAAACCGTCGCCAGTATCATGACCCCGAAAGAACAGTTGGTTACGGTTAAAGAAGGTGCCGATCAAGAAACCGTTCGTGCCCTGCTGCACCAGCACCGTATCGAGAAAGTGCTAGTCGTTAATGACAAGTTCAAGCTGGTCGGTATGATGACCGTGAAAGATATCAAGAAAGCTCAGGAATACCCCAATGCCTGTAAAGACGAGCACGGGCGTTTGCGTGTGGCGGCTGCCGTCGGAACCGGAGCCGAAACCGGTGACCGTGTTAAGGCGTTGGCCGAAGCGGGTGTCGACGTGGTTGTAGTCGATACCGCCCATGGCCATTCTCGAGGTGTGATCGAGCGGGTTCGCTGGGTTAAGAAAAACTTTCCTGGCGTGCAGGTGATCGGCGGCAATATTGCGACAGCGGCGGCCGCTATTGCCCTGGCAGACGCCGGTGCGGATGCGGTCAAAGTCGGTATTGGTCCTGGCTCTATCTGCACCACTCGTATCGTGACGGGTATTGGTGTGCCTCAGATCTCGGCGGTGGCCAATGTTGCAGAAGCGATGCGTGAGCGTGAAATTCCCGTGATCGCCGACGGCGGTATTCGCTTCTCCGGTGATATCGCCAAGGCCGTTGTGGCGGGTGCTAGCGCGGTTATGATGGGCAGCATGCTGGCGGGTACCGAGGAGGCTCCCGGAGAGGTTGAGCTGTATCAGGGTCGAAGCTACAAATCGTATCGTGGTATGGGCTCCATGGGCGCCATGTCGCAGAGTGCCGGTTCCAGCGATCGTTACTTTCAGGATGCCAAAGAGGGCGTTGAAAAACTGGTACCCGAGGGCATCGAAGGGCGTGTTCCCTACAAGGGCCCCATGGCGGCAATTGTGCATCAGATGATGGGAGGGTTGAGAGCTGCCATGGGCTATACCGGCTGTGCCGATGTCGAGCAGATGAGGACCATTCCTGAGTTTGTGCGAGTGACTTCGGCGGGTATGAGTGAGAGTCATGTGCATGACGTCACCATCACCAAGGAAGCACCTAATTATCGCGTCGGTTAA